A window of the Sabethes cyaneus chromosome 1, idSabCyanKW18_F2, whole genome shotgun sequence genome harbors these coding sequences:
- the LOC128745413 gene encoding uncharacterized protein LOC128745413, which produces MKPHKSVSHVDSASIKSVSSEDVSMATANWHGKGCCSAEAKNPAFKRGRQIQLLQMIVLPFIPILALIVQTSYEMIDIVSYRMEATEIEVQVTMATGLGKVVTKLQQERTDVAFFIYTNGSMLRRNLTKGFLETDRALENISSWPDMTIATLNDGKVTWLNMSEFREELVEFRDNIQSEYSTVRDVLHWYTTVNAALLEHLTNQIKDANKSGVWRFLLSFKNLLKSIESLDISAVYGINYYGRGFLKPEPYIMYVQQDIVGKELLNASLNYIPKLKTMYKNLTRGMRNYGKIKQWSATIRLNAQIPANVTTARAYYEAMASYIDELRKLQDRVRWIIREEVQKVLQKADRMETFGIAILIVVLIVSPIIIVLVRNAVATIQMYAVNLAHKAKELKREKRKSDSLLFQMLPPTVATQLKQAQTVPAEYYSAVTIFFSDIVGFTEIAAECTPLEVVSFLNAIYRMFDERIECYDVYKIETIGDSYMVASGLPVKNGNPCLCGPISLVGNKHVSEIATMALDLLDASGCFSIPHNANEPVQIRVGIHTGPVVAGIVGTKMPRYCLFGDTVNTASRMESTGEALKIHISGEMNDALMRIGGFKTEHRGLIDVKGKGLMDTYWLSCKERASPNCHGEVAWYADMQPVYLKIV; this is translated from the exons ATGAAGCCCCACAAGAGTGTCTCTCACGTGGATAGTGCGTCGATAAAGTCCGTTAGTTCGGAAGACGTGAGCATGGCAACTGCCAACTGGCACGGCAAGGGATGCTGTAGCGCCGAGGCCAAGAATCCGGCTTTCAAAAGAGGTCGACAAATCCAGCTATTGCAAATGATAGTGCTGCCATTCATTCCGATTCTGGCGCTAATTGTTCAGACCTCCTATGAAATGATTGACATTGTCAGCTACCGGATGGAAGCTACCGAAATCGAAGTTCAGGTTACAATGGCGACCGGATTGGGTAAGGTGGTTACTAAATTGCAACAGGAACGAACGGATGTGGCCTTTTTTATCTACACCAATGGCAGCATGTTGCGACGAAACTTGACGAAAGGGTTTCTAGAGACGGACCGGGCACTGGAAAATATTTCTTCGTGGCCTGACATGACCATCGCAACATTGAACGATGGTAAAGTAACTTGGTTAAATATGAGCGAGTTCAGGGAAGAACTCGTCGAGTTTAGGGATAACATACAGTCGGAGTACAGTACCGTGCGGGATGTACTGCATTGGTACACTACTGTGAATGCCGCTCTCTTGGAACATTTGACTAATCAAATAAAGGATGCCAATAAGAGTGGAGTCTGGCGATTTCTCTTGAGCTTTAAAAACCTGCTGAAGAGCATTGAAAGTCTGGACATATCGGCGGTTTATGGCATCAACTACTATGGGCGAGGATTTCTCAAGCCAGAGCCATATATAATGTACGTACAGCAAGATATAGTTGGAAAAGAACTGctgaatgcatcgttgaattACATTCCAAAACTTAAAACGATGTACAAAAATCTAACGCGTGGAATGCGAAATTACGGAAAAATCAAACAATGGAGTGCCACCATTCGCCTGAACGCCCAAATACCGGCGAACGTAACTACGGCACGCGCCTACTACGAAGCCATGGCATCCTATATTGATGAACTACGAAAGCTACAGGACAGAGTGAGATGGATTATTAG AGAGGAAGTGCAAAAGGTGCTCCAGAAGGCAGACCGCATGGAAACGTTCGGAATTGCCATTCTTATCGTGGTGCTGATTGTGTCACCAATAATCATCGTCCTAGTGCGGAATGCAGTCGCTACCATTCAGATGTATGCCGTGAACCTGGCGCACAAGGCCAAAGAGCTAAAACGTGAAAAGCGTAAATCCGATTCGCTCCTGTTTCAAATGCTACCCCCGACCGTAGCGACACAACTGAAGCAAGCTCAAACCGTCCCGGCGGAGTACTACTCGGCGGTGACGATTTTCTTCAGCGACATTGTTGGTTTCACGGAAATTGCCGCCGAATGCACCCCACTAGAG GTTGTTTCCTTTCTAAACGCAATCTACCGAATGTTTGACGAACGGATTGAATGCTACGATGTTTATAAAATCGAAACCATTGGGGACTCGTACATGGTAGCGTCGGGATTGCCGGTAAAAAATGG TAATCCGTGCTTGTGTGGCCCTATTTCACTTGTAGGCAACAAGCACGTATCTGAAATTGCAACGATGGCACTGGATTTACTCGACGCTTCCGGCTGTTTTAGCATTCCTCACAA TGCTAACGAGCCGGTACAGATACGTGTAGGAATCCACACCGGACCGGTGGTGGCTGGTATTGTCGGAACGAAGATGCCCCGCTACTGCCTTTTCGGAGACACCGTAAACACCGCCTCACGGATGGAATCGACGGGAGAAG cacttAAAATTCACATCTCGGGGGAAATGAACGACGCACTGATGCGCATCGGTGGTTTCAAAACCGAACACCGAGGGCTGATCGATGTTAAAGGTAAAGGCCTAATGGACACCTACTGGCTGAGCTGTAAGGAACGGGCCAGCCCGAACTGTCACGGCGAAGTGGCATGGTATGCCGACATGCAGCCGGTCTATTTGAAGATTGTCTAA